A single Osmerus mordax isolate fOsmMor3 chromosome 9, fOsmMor3.pri, whole genome shotgun sequence DNA region contains:
- the LOC136949496 gene encoding B2 bradykinin receptor-like, with protein sequence MEVFDVPEGECNHTDSWEWVYTMQPAYMSLICVLGVSGNIFVLLVFCLQRRSSTVADIYLGNLAAADLFMVACLPFWVATVVRRFNWAFGEPLCQLVNLIIGMNYYCSVLFLTLVSVDRYLALARPLGQCCLRNPGGARAVCLGVWVVGALLSLPALLFRSVRFFPDLGVEGCYMAYPHNGWRLRYNLTVNLLGFLLPVPVVSFCSFHILKVLQNSQEMRRASRPRGREKRWAERKAAHLVLIVLGVFVLCWLPYQVVILLDTLHYYKFISGCGWTHVLDISTQLSTYLGYSNSSLNPFLYVIVGKHFRQNAKAVFKQMLCGGTWRRSSHKANVNSTTRYTDSTKV encoded by the coding sequence ATGGAGGTCTTCGATGTTCCAGAAGGGGAGTGCAACCACACAGACTCCTGGGAGTGGGTCTACACCATGCAGCCGGCCTACATGTCTTTGATCTGTGTTCTCGGTGTGAGCGGCAACATCTTCGTCCTGCTGGTCTTTTGCCTCCAGCGGAGGTCCAGCACTGTGGCTGACATATACCTGGGAAACCTGGCTGCCGCAGACCTCTTCATGGTGGCTTGCCTGCCTTTCTGGGTGGCCACTGTTGTCAGGCGCTTCAACTGGGCCTTTGGGGAGCCACTCTGCCAGCTGGTCAACCTGATCATCGGGATGAACTACTACTGCAGTGTGCTGTTCCTCACCCTGGTCAGTGTGGACCGGTACTTGGCGCTGGCCCGACCGTTGGGACAGTGTTGTCTCAGAAATCCGGGTGGGGCCAGGGCTGTGTGCCTGGGAGTGTGGGTGGTGGGAGCTCTGCtgagcctccctgccctgctctttCGCTCAGTCCGATTCTTCCCTGACCTGGGCGTGGAGGGGTGTTACATGGCGTACCCCCACAACGGCTGGAGGCTGCGCTACAACTTGACGGTCAACCTGCTGGGGTTCCTCCTCCCCGTCCCTGTGGTTTCCTTTTGCAGCTTCCACATCCTGAAGGTCCTTCAGAACAgccaggagatgaggagagccaGCAGGCCGAGGGGGCGGGAAAAGAGGTGGGCCGAGAGGAAGGCGGCCCACCTGGTTCTCATTGTGCTTGGGGTCTTTGTCCTCTGCTGGCTACCTTACCAGGTGGTCATCTTGTTGGACACCCTGCACTACTACAAGTTCATCTCTGGCTGTGGGTGGACCCATGTGCTAGACATCAGCACCCAGCTGTCTACTTACCTCGGATACAGCAACAGCTCTCTGAACCCTTTCCTCTATGTGATCGTTGGGAAACACTTCAGGCAGAATGCGAAGGCAGTGTTTAAACAGATGCTGTGTGGTGGGACATGGAGGAGGTCCAGCCACAAGGCAAATGTCAACTCAACCACTAGATACACAGATTCCACCAAGGTATGA
- the bdkrb1 gene encoding B1 bradykinin receptor has protein sequence MEPLGLVHTAKTLFENSSALPTPTTTETFLTPEWVLIYAIIPPYLFILSVLGFLGNSFVLLIFLLSRGRWTVPEIYLGNLALADLLLLASLPFWGVTMLFEHNWPFGSFLCKAVNLSVVVNFYTSMYMLAMVSVDRYLALVKTMQARWLRRTRYAKSVCLGLWVFGVLMGVPTIVHRKVVPWSQTEDFKACQLDYPAHSWKLAQQLLLNVVGFVLPVLVIVFCNLNIIRTLNKRRECVYTLDAADRKATVLVHAVTILFLLCWAPFQFFTFLDSLCDMGLLDEEAWDLTLDIGNQFSTYLAFLNSGLNPVLYVFSGQYFRRKVSAIYRSRHQHRGSDMTMQRRSVVSTYLHKTEQITPVVM, from the coding sequence ATGGAGCCTTTGGGGCTTGTACACACAGCCAAGACCCTGTTTGAGAACTCCAGCGCTCTtcccactcccaccaccactGAGACCTTCTTAACTCCAGAATGGGTCCTGATCTATGCCATCATTCCCCCCTACCTTTTTATTCTGAGTGTGCTGGGATTCCTGGGTAACTCCTTTGTGTTGTTGATCTTCCTGCTCAGTAGAGGGCGCTGGACTGTGCCTGAGATCTATCTGGGGAACCTAGCCCTGGCTGACCTCCTCCTCTTGGCCAGCCTGCCCTTCTGGGGTGTGACTATGCTCTTCGAGCACAACTGGCCTTTCGGCTCCTTTCTCTGCAAGGCCGTCAACCTCTCTGTCGTTGTCAACTTCTACACCAGTATGTACATGCTGGCCATGGTGAGTGTGGACCGCTATTTGGCCCTGGTGAAGACCATGCAGGCCAGGTGGCTGAGGAGGACACGCTATGCCAAGTCGGTCTGCCTGGGACTCTGGGTGTTTGGAGTTCTGATGGGCGTGCCCACCATAGTTCACAGGAAGGTTGTGCCGTGGAGTCAGACTGAGGACTTCAAGGCTTGCCAACTGGACTACCCTGCCCATTCCTGGAAACTGGCCCAACAGCTCCTATTGAACGTGGTGGGCTTTGTTCTACCTGTTCTGGTGATTGTCTTTTGCAACTTGAACATAATCAGGACCTTGAATAagaggagggagtgtgtttACACGCTGGACGCCGCTGACAGGAAGGCCACTGTTCTAGTGCATGCCGTGAccatccttttcctcctctgttGGGCTCCCTTCCAGTTCTTCACATTCCTGGATTCACTTTGCGACATGGGGCTCCTGGATGAAGAGGCGTGGGACCTCACCTTGGACATTGGCAACCAGTTCTCCACGTACCTGGCGTTCCTCAACAGCGGCCTGAACCCTGTGCTGTATGTCTTTTCCGGGCAGTACTTTAGGAGGAAAGTTAGCGCCATCTACAGGAGCAGACATCAACACAGGGGATCTGACATGACTATGCAGCGACGCTCAGTCGTTTCTACCTATCTTCACAAAACAGAGCAAATCACACCTGTGGTGATGTAG
- the LOC136949591 gene encoding psychosine receptor-like produces MNSTSGMDSFSLLANLTDSECIPVEDPDKQRAFLVFYLTLIIISIPSNTFSLYVSWQHIRQRNELGVYLFNLALSDLTITMGLGLWTDFIRRGAWVHGGYVCVLCVFLLFTNFYTTDAFLCCIALDRYLAVVHPLKYPWLRRVGTAAAVSGGIWALVICFNAATIVWADAYSDAGRAPMCFNVFPLSRRQARVNVARLVFGFVLPVLLVAFCSWGTCMAVRSNRATEEQERRRVSRLLGVVLFTLGLCFGPVHVMMVLRSLLEECGDPAWLVYSYKISIAVSSLNCLADPLLYCFFTKTGKASVTQVVLFLQGRRKSPDQVGV; encoded by the coding sequence ATGAACTCCACTTCTGGCATGGATAGTTTCAGCCTATTGGCCAATCTGACCGACTCTGAATGTATCCCCGTAGAAGATCCAGACAAGCAGAGGGCTTTTCTGGTGTTCTACCTGaccctcatcatcatctctATCCCCTCCaacaccttctctctctatgtctcctgGCAGCACATCCGTCAGAGGAACGAGCTGGGAGTCTACCTGTTCAACCTGGCCCTGTCCGACCTCACCATAACCATGGGCCTGGGCCTGTGGACGGACTTCATCCGGCGCGGCGCCTGGGTCCACGGCGGCTacgtgtgtgtcctctgtgtcttcctcctcttcaccaacTTCTACACCACGGACGCATTCCTCTGCTGCATCGCCCTCGACCGCTACCTCGCCGTGGTCCACCCGCTCAAGTACCCGTGGCTGAGGCGGGTCGGCACGGCCGCGGCGGTCAGCGGCGGCATCTGGGCACTGGTGATCTGCTTCAACGCCGCCACCATCGTCTGGGCGGACGCGTACAGCGACGCCGGGCGCGCGCCCATGTGCTTCAACGTGTTCCCGCTGTCGCGGAGGCAGGCGCGGGTTAACGTGGCCCGCCTCGTCTTTGGTTTTGTGCTGCCCGTCCTGCTGGTGGCCTTCTGCAGCTGGGGCACCTGCATGGCGGTGCGCTCCAACCGGGCCACGGAGGAGCAGGAGCGCCGGCGGGTGTCCCGGCTGCTGGGGGTGGTGCTGTTCACCCTGGGGCTGTGCTTCGGGCCCGTCCACGTCATGATGGTGCTGCGGTCGCTCCTGGAGGAGTGCGGGGACCCCGCCTGGCTCGTCTACTCTTACAAGATCAGCATCGCCGTGTCGTCGCTTAACTGCCTGGCTGACCCTCTGCTCTACTGCTTCTTCACCAAGACGGGCAAGGCCAGTGTCACCCAGGTGGTCCTCTTCCTCCAGGGGAGAAGAAAGTCCCCAGACCAGGTGGGGGTTTAG
- the kcnk10b gene encoding potassium channel subfamily K member 10b, with protein sequence MKFPLENPRKQVNWDPEQVAVQTNLEPPNKVQSEMIQSTLVQASVAAMQNPMGCDFKANGHCPLPRLSISSRSASVVASMDASTDGLAALHSVMKWKTVVAVFVVVVFYLVGGGLAFQALEKPFESNQKDSITLEKASFLLRHRCVTPAELEALIKHAIDAVSAGVSPIGDTSYNSSHWDLGSAFFFAGTVITTIGYGNIAPSTEGGKIFCILYAIFGIPLFGFLLAGIGDQLGTIFVKSILKVERIFKQKHKQISQTKIRVTSTILFILAGCIVFVTIPAVIFKHIEGWTTLEAIYFVVITLTTVGIGDYVAGGDRRIDYMKWYKPVVWFWILVGLAYFAAVLSMIGDWLRVLSKKTKEEVGEFKAHAAEWKANVRAEFRETRRRMSVEIHDKLQRAVTIRSMERRQLGLEQRAHSLDMLSPEKRAVFTSLDAGRFKTSSQESIDTKLNNLRVRGAVEPYEERRRSSEQPQRASPSSSDDNLFNLRFGSLTKLSKRHRNQDLRQNVPEDVRLACEAMGGGGGGAGTALGEQKDEGQREGQLEEEEEEERKEANISLTNLPTCTTDRVNLNGFVPAQAKERENEKILEGRNLQPQTSP encoded by the exons ATGAAATTTCCATTAGAAAACCCTCGGAAACAAGTAAATTGGGACCCAGAACAAG TGGCGGTCCAAACCAACTTGGAGCCACCAAATAAGGTCCAATCAGAGATGATCCAATCCACCTTGGTCCAGGCCAGCGTGGCAGCCATGCAAAATCCCATGGGCTGTGATTTCAAGGCCAACGGGCACTGCCCTCTGCCgcgcctctccatctcttcccgcTCCGCCAGCGTGGTGGCCAGCATGGACGCCAGCACAGACGGCCTGGCGGCCCTCCACTccgtgatgaagtggaagacggtGGTGGCGGTgttcgtggtggtggtgttctACCTGGTGGGTGGCGGGCTGGCCTTCCAGGCGCTGGAGAAGCCCTTTGAGAGCAACCAGAAGGACAGCATCACCCTGGAGAAGGCCTCGTTCCTGCTGAGGCACCGCTGCGTCACCCCCGCTGAACTGGAGGCTCTGATCAAG CATGCCATAGACGCTGTGAGCGCCGGGGTGAGTCCCATAGGAGACACCTCCTACAACTCCTCCCACTGGGACCTGGGCAGCGCCTTCTTCTTCGCTGGCACAGTCATCACCACCATCG GTTATGGTAACATAGCCCCCAGTACAGAGGGAGGTAAGATATTCTGTATCCTGTATGCCATATTTGGCATCCCGCTATTCGGTTTCCTGCTGGCAGGGATTGGTGACCAGCTGGGCACCATCTTCGTGAAGAGCATTCTGAAGGTGGAGAGGATTTTTAAG caaaaacacaaacagatcAGCCAGACGAAGATCCGAGTGACGTCCACCATCCTCTTCATCCTGGCCGGCTGCATAGTCTTTGTCACGATCCCGGCCGTCATATTCAAACACATCGAGGGATGGACCACTCTGGAAGCCATCTACTTTGTGGTCATCACTCTCACCACTGTCGGCATAGGAGACTATGTAGCCG GTGGTGACCGAAGAATCGACTACATGAAGTGGTACAAGCCAGTGGTGTGGTTCTGGATCCTGGTGGGCCTGGCGTACTTCGCGGCGGTTTTGAGCATGATTGGGGACTGGCTCAGGGTTCTGTCCAAAAAGACCAAGGAGGAG GTGGGGGAGTTCAAGGCCCACGCGGCCGAGTGGAAGGCCAACGTGCGGGCGGAGTTCCGCGAGACGCGCCGGCGCATGAGCGTGGAGATCCACGACAAGCTGCAGCGGGCGGTCACCATCCGCAGCATGGAGCGCCGTCagctggggctggagcagcgGGCCCACTCCCTGGACATGCTCTCGCCCGAGAAGAGAGCCGTGTTCACCAGCCTGGACGCGGGCCGCTTCAAGACGTCCTCTCAGGAGAGCATCGACACCAAGCTGAACAACCTGCGTGTGCGGGGGGCCGTGGAGCCCTACGAGGAGCGTCGGCGGAGCAGCGAGCAGCCCCAGCGGGCCTCGCCCTCGTCCTCCGACGACAACCTCTTCAACCTGCGCTTCGGCTCACTCACCAAGCTGTCCAAGCGCCATCGCAACCAGGACCTGCGGCAGAACGTCCCGGAAGACGTGCGGTTGGCGTGCGAGGCcatgggtgggggaggaggtggcgcTGGCACAGCCCTGGGAGAACAGAAggatgaaggacagagagagggacagctggaggaggaggaggaggaggagaggaaggaagccaACATCAGTTTGACCAATCTGCCAACATGCACGACAGATCGCGTTAACCTGAACGGCTTTGTGCCAGCTCaggccaaagagagagagaacgagaaaatACTGGAAGGAAGAAACCTTCAGCCTCAGACAAGCCCATAA
- the spata7 gene encoding spermatogenesis-associated protein 7, translated as MGYIACIMDSKRAFCPQSSSRLTQYIIQDHMVSHYKKVYSAKAAIDASVPKSMLHSVKYNDQLQRDQLMRERSRCERRPQSAHSLSQRSSRTGTRASCVSQNAQGRRSVQGQESAYFCLESSMISSPRLNTSFHAKQIVYPSHSSFGHGSPSQPVYSASEISYRGPNSPRQHSVHSGTSTGTQSGYKAFQDPAQKTYSGDLLQKHSHHFTQDKPFTPRTLKSDSRSHLSQYRYYTPPRRKTSQNSTGPRMTRQETYRGSTHAHKDFLSTELDDPPQGFCAEREWSDDDSHALDPSAFGHQNKEFKSRNSDLYLSSYRVSPEGMKSPILKRVSAEEEELMYLEFIADVTNEILSRGLYSDRVLERVFERHVEINKLRLDEDKMRHLLEVLQNDLQSPANTPTCSTEPKSSEHNLLHHWHRKSPDTEVTFDTKEDTDTLPYASFNEGHNEKLERTLPLSMSTPLHRISPERTVDYSSEEAVQETDDQHNYKQEHESSLAEEASHSGTNDEDHISQNPAAVHDDGISRELEELGRNIAESLCVTSNSNNDSQGVTELVNKVPSLSDDDF; from the exons ATGGGATACATTGCCTGTATTATGGATTCAAAAAGAG CTTTCTGTCCTCAGTCGTCGAGCAGACTCACTCAGTATATTATTCAAGACCACATGGTTTCTCATTATAAAAAGGTTTACTCAGCTAAAG CTGCTATTGATGCCTCTGTTCCTAAAAGCATGTTACACAGTGTTAAAT ACAATGACCAGTTGCAGCGAGACCAGTTGATGAGAGAACGTTCCAGGTGTGAGCGGCGTCCCCAGTCAGCTCATTCTCTGTCCCAGAGGAGCAGCCGGACTGGCACCAGAGCTTCCTGTGTGTCCCAAAACGCCCAG GGCAGAAGGTCCGTTCAAGGACAAGAGAGTGCCTACTTTTGTCTTGAAAGCTCCATGATCTCCAGCCCAAGGCTCAACACCTCCTTCCATGCCAAGCAGATAGTCTATCCATCCCACTCATCTTTTGGGCATGGTAGCCCCTCACAGCCTGTCTACTCTGCATCTGAGATCAGCTACAGGGGCCCCAATTCTCCGAGGCAGCACTCTGTTCACTCTGGCACCTCAACTGGCACACAGAGTGGCTACAAGGCTTTCCAGGACCCTGCGCAGAAAACCTACAGCGGTGACTTGCTTCAAAAGCATTCCCATCATTTTACCCAGGACAAGCCTTTCACTCCCAGGACCTTGAAGTCAGACAGCAGGTCCCATCTGTCACAGTATCGCTACTACACCCCCCCTCGGAGGAAAACCAGCCAGAACAGCACTGGCCCCCGAATGACACGGCAGGAGACATATCGCGGAAG cacacatgcacacaaggaCTTCTTATCAACTGAATTGGATGATCCACCTCAG GGATTTTGTGCTGAACGTGAGTGGTCAGACGATGACTCCCACGCATTAGATCCCTCAGCATTTGGACACCAAAACAAAGAGTTCAAAAGCCGTAACAGTGACCTTTATCTTTCTTCCTATAG AGTTTCACCAGAGGGAATGAAGTCTCCAATCCTCAAGAGAGTGTCTGCCGA GGAGGAGGAATTGATGTACCTTGAATTTATCGCCGATGTAACAAACGAGATCTTGTCTCGGGGACTCTACTCTGACAG GGTCCTAGAGCGAGTGTTTGAACGCCACGTTGAAATAAATAAACTGCGACTAGACGAG GATAAAATGCGCCACCTACTGGAAGTATTGCAGAATGACCTGCAGAGTCCAGCCAACACTCCCACCTGTAGCACAGAGCCTAAGAGTAGCGAGCACAACCTGTTGCATCACTGGCACCGGAAGAGCCCGGACACAGAAGTGACCTTTGACACCAAAGAAGACACTGATACTTTACCCTATGCATCATTTAATGAGGGACACAATGAGAAGCTGGAGAGAACGCTCCCCCTATCTATGTCAACACCCCTCCATAGAATCTCTCCGGAGAGGACTGTAGATTATTCTTCAGAGGAAGCTGTACAGGAGACGGATGACCAGCACAATTACAAACAAGAACATGAATCATCCCTGGCTGAAGAAGCCAGTCACTCTGGAACCAATGATGAGGACCATATCTCCCAAAACCCAGCAGCCGTTCATGATGATGGAATTtccagagagctggaggaactgGGCAGAAACATTGCAGAGTCACTGTGTGTGACCAGTAATTCAAATAATGACTCACAGGGCGTCACAGAACTTGTTAACAAAGTACCCTCTCTCAGTGATGATGACTTTTGA